The following proteins are encoded in a genomic region of Pseudorca crassidens isolate mPseCra1 chromosome 5, mPseCra1.hap1, whole genome shotgun sequence:
- the TRIM59 gene encoding tripartite motif-containing protein 59 → MHNFEDELTCPICYSIFEDPRVLPCSHTFCRNCLENVLQASGNFYIWRPLRIPLKCPNCRSIIEIAPTGIESLPVNFALRAIIEKYQQEDHPDIVTCPEHYRQPLNVYCLLDKKLVCGHCLTIGQHHGHPIDDLQSAYMKEKDTPEKLLEQLTDTHWADLTRLIEKMEEQKSLSEKMVQGDKEVVLQYFKELSDTLEQKKNFFLTALCDVGNLINLEYTPQIERMKEIREQQRELVTLTTSLQEEPPLKFLEKVDDVRQRVQVLKQRPLPEVQPVEIYPQVSQVLKEEWSRTEIGQIKKLLIPEMKISSKRMPCSWPDKEEKEVEFLKILNIVIVTLISVMLTLILFFNQHIMTFLNEITSICFSEASLSVYQSLCKNVHDLNNLLCHTLYLLKEFMWKIIC, encoded by the coding sequence ATGCACAATTTTGAGGATGAGTTAACATGTCCTATTTGTTACAGTATTTTTGAAGATCCTCGTGTACTACCATGCTCTCATACATTTTGTAGAAATTGCTTGGAAAATGTTCTACAGGCATCTGGTAACTTTTATATATGGAGACCTTTACGCATTCCACTCAAGTGCCCTAACTGCAGAAGTATTATTGAAATTGCTCCAACTGGTATTGAGTCTTTACCTGTTAATTTTGCGTTAAGGGCTATTATTGAAAAGTACCAGCAAGAAGACCATCCAGATATTGTCACCTGCCCTGAACATTACAGGCAGCCGTTAAATGTTTACTGTCTCCTGGATAAAAAATTAGTTTGTGGTCATTGCCTTACCATAGGTCAACATCATGGTCATCCTATAGATGACCTTCAAAGTGCCTATATGAAAGAAAAGGACACGCCTGAAAAACTACTTGAACAGTTAACTGACACACACTGGGCAGATCTTACCCGTCTTATTGAAAAGATGGAAGAACAAAAATCTCTTTCAGAGAAAATGGTCCAAGGTGATAAGGAAGTTGTTCTCCAGTATTTTAAGGAGCTTAGTGATacattagaacaaaaaaaaaattttttcctaactGCTCTTTGTGATGTTGGCAATCTGATTAATCTAGAATATACTCCACAaattgaaagaatgaaagaaataagagagCAGCAGCGTGAATTAGTGACACTGACAACATCTTTACAAGAAGAGCCTCCACTTAAATTTCTTGAAAAAGTTGATGATGTCCGCCAACGTGTGCAGGTCTTGAAACAAAGACCACTCCCTGAGGTCCAGCCTGTTGAAATTTATCCTCAAGTAAGCCAAGTactgaaagaagaatggagcAGAACAGAAATTGGACAGATTAAGAAACTTCTCAttcctgaaatgaaaatttcttcAAAAAGGATGCCATGTTCTTGGCCTgataaggaggaaaaagaagttgaatttttaaagattctaaacATTGTTATAGTTACACTAATTTCAGTGATGCTGACGCTGATCCTCTTTTTTAACCAACACATAATGacctttttaaatgaaatcaccTCAATATGTTTTTCTGAAGCCTCTCTATCTGTTTACCAAAGTTTATGTAAGAATGTGCATGATTTAAATAATCTACTGTGTCACACTTTATATTTACTGAAGGAATTCATGTGGAAAATAATTTGTTGA